The Carassius carassius chromosome 2, fCarCar2.1, whole genome shotgun sequence genome has a segment encoding these proteins:
- the LOC132095922 gene encoding uncharacterized protein LOC132095922 — protein MFSVMICQITPAVLERDPLVYEDVLLIGQENCVEDWPENSPELSPDWKPAGRLTLRRDSVRIPAEERPKKSGRQSLGTRLRHSLLIRRSSKDKSGDEVKSSETNTNSLNRHSKLINSTEEFFAQDEEEEQNEPSEYKSKKPSKPKIITHRRGSKVKSDEAPHYKDDLTSSWKHADLNALREKKAEDVDCKPKQSHKFMPTVPHRSSKTPEIDTHLDDEESSAEETDGQKLKKKVRVKFVPRRGFVIGLSRHDKANNPTQEETPHLKDGDDAELKGACGFTPHPHLKDDEGFDDLKGEFGYEFKRDTFLRSEAGRSYSPNQMVYSQTI, from the exons ATGTTCTCTGTGATGATCTGTCAGATCACGCCGGCTGTGCTGGAGAGAGATCCGCTGGTGTATGAGGACGTTCTTCTCATCGGTCAG GAGAATTGTGTGGAGGACTGGCCTGAAAACAGTCCAGAACTGTCTCCAGACTGGAAACCA GCTGGCAGGCTCACGCTTCGGAGAGACTCTGTTCGG ATTCCAGCAGAGGAGCGTCCCAAGAAGAGCGGGAGGCAG AGTCTGGGGACGAGACTGAGACACTCGCTGCTCATCAGGAGGAGCTCAAAG GATAAAAGTGGAGATGAAGTGAAGAGCTCCGAGACGAACACAAACTCACTGAATCGACACTCAAAG CTCATTAACAGCACGGAGGAGTTTTTCGctcaagatgaagaagaagagcagAATGAACCTTCTGAGTATAAATCG AAGAAACCATCAAAACCCAAGATTATTACACACCGCAGAGGCTCTAAG GTGAAATCTGATGAAGCTCCACACTATAAG GATGATTTAACATCCTCATGGAAGCACGCTGATCTCAACGCTTTGAGAGAGAAGAAAGCAGAAGATGTGGACTGCAAACCG AAGCAGTCACATAAATTCATGCCTACTGTGCCACACCGATCATCAAAG ACCCCAGAGATCGACACACATCTGGATGATGAAGAGTCCAGCGCAGAGGAGACTGATGGACAG AAATTGAAAAAGAAAGTGCGAGTTAAGTTTGTTCCACGCAGAGGGTTTGTCATCGGTCTGTCCAGG CATGACAAGGCTAATAACCCAACCCAGGAGGAAACACCACATCTGAAG GACGGTGATGACGCTGAGCTGAAGGGAGCTTGTGGATTCACTCCTCATCCTCATCTCAAG GACGACGAGGGCTTCGATGACCTGAAGGGAGAGTTCGGTTACGAGTTCAAG AGAGACACGTTCCTGAGATCTGAAGCTGGACGCAGTTACTCACCCAACCAGATGGTTTATTCCCAGACAATCTGA
- the LOC132099745 gene encoding uncharacterized protein LOC132099745, protein MNSRQPSLQPCRSTLIDQGPPKRFSLNTVKKVLDDDGKVRKWTFGKKDDSKPNKIVLLVGETGVGKTTLINTMVNYLLGVNFEEEKWYEITEEAARDQSESQTSEITMYEVFPEDSPISLTIIDTPGYGDTRGLDKDLEVAENLATLFQSNDGVREVDAVCFVTQATKNRLSDRQHYIFSSVLSLFGKDIVNNIVFLITHSDGLPPTNVIGAINKARIPCRRDNSGQPVYFLFNNRQAEGRHTKERHVRAQRDSWEDSVDGMKHFLQSLDEKKRRSLELTSNVLMERIRFEASICNLQLRVQEKESKKAEKLQIQKALRQNKENIDGCNNFSIKIDKTFKEKVPIESRSWKHRKALTCTVCEENCHEFDCWWGSNPSKCEVMKDGYCTVCTGKCHHSKHVKENKKYVIRTSSTMVQYDSIKRKYEKAQEQTKRFLTVMDNVDKDLEDIETQKSIILFNAYRTIKHLSQIALKPDSAFTLQHLDFFIPRVREAKREDWVRELEEMRRKAVDDEANKDALSYLKAGLARLFHGRQ, encoded by the exons ATGAATTCCAG ACAGCCAAGTCTTCAACCATGCAGATCAACTCTGATTGATCAGGGTCCTCCAAAGCGATTTAGCCTAAACACAGTTAAAAAAGTTTTAGATGATGACGGAAAAGTCCGAAAATGGACTTTTGGGAAAAAAGATGACAGTAAACCAAACAAAATTGTTCTTCTGGTGGGAGAGACTGGCGTCGGCAAGACGACTCTTATCAACACCATGGTCAACTACTTACTGGGAGTCAACTTTGAGGAAGAAAAGTGGTATGAAATTACAGAAGAAGCAGCCAGAGATCAATCAGAATCACAAACCTCTGAAATCACCATGTATGAGGTCTTTCCTGAAGACAGTCCCATATCACTCACCATTATTGATACTCCAGGCTACGGAGACACTAGAGGACTGGACAAAGATCTGGAAGTTGCTGAGAATTTAGCAACTCTGTTTCAGAGCAATGATGGAGTTCGTGAAGTCGATGCTGTGTGTTTTGTGACTCAAGCGACTAAGAATCGTCTCTCAGACAGACAGCATTACATTTTCAGTTCAGTTCTGTCTTTGTTTGGTAAAGACATTGTGAACAACATTGTGTTCCTAATCACACACTCTGATGGTCTGCCACCCACAAATGTCATTGGTGCTATTAATAAAGCTAGAATCCCCTGCAGACGAGACAATAGCGGCCAACCTGTTTATTTCTTATTCAACAACCGGCAGGCTGAAGGCCGTCACACTAAAGAACGTCACGTTCGCGCTCAAAGAGACTCCTGGGAAGACAGTGTTGATGGCATGAAGCATTTCCTTCAGTCTCTGGATGAAAAAAAACGAAGAAGCTTAGAGTTGACTTCAAATGTTCTGATGGAGCGAATTCGATTTGAAGCATCCATCTGCAACTTACAGCTGCGAGTTCAAGAGAAAGAATCAAAAAAGGCTGAAAAACTTCAGATTCAAAAGGCATTGAGACAAAACAAGGAAAATATCGATGGGTGCAACAACTTTAGCATTAAAATCGATAAGACTTTCAAAGAGAAGGTGCCCATTGAGAGCAGGTCATGGAAGCACAGGAAGGCGTTGACCTGCACCGTCTGTGAAGAAAACTGTCATGAGTTTGACTGCTGgtggggttcaaatcccagcaaATGTGAAGTCATGAAAGATGGCTACTGCACCGTGTGCACAGGGAAGTGTCATCACAGCAAACACGtcaaagaaaacaagaaataCGTCATCAGAACCTCAAGCACGATGGTACAATATGACTCTATAAAAAGGAAATATGAAAAAGCCCAGGAACAAACCAAGAGGTTTTTGACTGTAATGGACAATGTTGACAAAGATTTAGAGGATATTGAAACCCAAAAGTCAATTATTCTCTTCAATGCTTACAGGACCATCAAGCACCTGTCTCAGATCGCATTAAAACCAGACTCTGCCTTCACTCTTCAGCATCTGGACTTCTTCATCCCCAGAGTGAGGGAGGCTAAGAGAGAAGACTGGGTCAGGGAGCTTGAAGAAATGAGGAGAAAAGCTGTAGATGATGAAGCTAATAAAGACGCTCTAAGTTATCTGAAAGCTGGTCTAGCAAGACTTTTCCATGGTAGACAATGA